A genomic window from Spiroplasma endosymbiont of Labia minor includes:
- a CDS encoding Gfo/Idh/MocA family oxidoreductase has translation MIKLGTIGTSWITEEFIRSAKLNQDIKITAVYSRDKQKAIDLIKKTELSSARSFSDFSEMLSQIDAIYIASPNGLHYSQAKFFLSQQKHVFLEKSMTFKLEEIIELRKIAEFNDVILMEAYKVIHLPQYKFLSNMVNHSLPFLANFQMNQYSSKMPLVKQGIYPPVFDPNLGKGSTYDILVYPVELAIALFGKVIEVKSLAQKLPNGVDLTNIVLLKHENGILTNISCSKAAYGRYFSEIYSDKQTLSFKNCTQLNEIELYELEKDDVKTLFKCKKDEQDAFAYETQMFIDLILNQNTKMKNFLLDISQETIRVLNLIEINQEKIGEY, from the coding sequence ATGATTAAACTTGGCACAATAGGTACAAGCTGAATTACAGAAGAATTCATAAGATCTGCAAAATTAAATCAAGATATTAAAATTACAGCTGTTTATTCTCGTGATAAACAAAAAGCAATTGATTTAATTAAAAAAACAGAATTATCAAGTGCAAGAAGTTTTAGTGATTTTTCCGAAATGCTTTCTCAAATTGATGCTATATACATAGCATCACCTAATGGTCTTCATTATAGCCAGGCAAAATTCTTTTTAAGTCAACAAAAGCATGTATTTTTAGAAAAAAGTATGACTTTTAAATTAGAAGAAATAATTGAGCTTCGTAAAATAGCAGAATTCAACGATGTTATTTTAATGGAAGCCTATAAAGTTATCCATTTGCCACAATATAAATTTTTATCGAATATGGTTAATCATAGTTTACCTTTTTTAGCAAATTTTCAAATGAACCAGTATTCATCAAAAATGCCACTAGTTAAACAAGGAATTTATCCACCGGTCTTTGATCCAAATTTAGGTAAAGGTTCAACATATGATATTTTAGTATATCCAGTTGAATTGGCTATTGCATTGTTTGGCAAAGTTATTGAAGTAAAATCTCTTGCACAAAAATTACCAAATGGTGTTGATTTAACAAATATTGTCTTATTAAAACATGAAAATGGAATTTTAACAAATATAAGTTGTTCAAAAGCTGCTTATGGTCGATATTTTTCTGAAATTTATTCAGACAAACAAACTTTATCATTTAAAAATTGTACACAATTAAACGAAATAGAATTATATGAATTAGAAAAAGATGACGTGAAAACTTTATTTAAATGTAAAAAAGATGAACAAGATGCCTTTGCGTATGAAACGCAAATGTTTATTGATTTAATCTTAAATCAAAATACAAAAATGAAAAATTTTTTATTAGATATTAGTCAAGAAACAATTAGAGTATTAAATTTAATTGAAATAAATCAAGAAAAAATAGGAGAATACTAA
- a CDS encoding AAA family ATPase — translation MKQIKINNNDRPENWKDFFGQTKIINNLKVIIESSIKENKQIDHILIHGGSGMGKTSLAILISKVANKKIHILNVSALQKPSDLIAVLTTIKEGEFIFIDEINAVEKELIETLYPVLEDGYINLIIGKEYNSKIVHVKLPSFTMITASTEITKIAKPFLNRFPIHVQLEPYNIENITCIIQNKAYKTEININPNECSYLALYARKTPRIAISLMNRLFDYFVVKKISDFSKNSIDVVLNNLDIHKFGLTNIDMNYLNLLMKRQPLGLETLSQIMNLPFATISNNIEHS, via the coding sequence ATGAAACAGATTAAAATCAATAATAATGATAGGCCAGAAAATTGAAAAGATTTCTTTGGTCAAACAAAGATTATAAATAATTTAAAGGTGATTATAGAGTCTTCAATTAAAGAAAATAAACAAATCGACCACATATTGATTCATGGTGGTTCTGGAATGGGTAAAACATCTTTAGCCATATTAATTTCAAAAGTTGCAAATAAAAAAATTCATATTTTAAATGTGTCTGCACTTCAAAAACCTTCTGATTTAATAGCTGTTCTTACAACAATAAAGGAAGGTGAATTTATTTTTATAGATGAAATTAATGCAGTCGAAAAAGAATTAATTGAAACGTTATATCCAGTTTTAGAAGATGGATACATTAACTTAATTATAGGAAAAGAGTACAATTCCAAAATTGTACACGTAAAATTGCCATCATTTACAATGATTACAGCCAGTACAGAAATAACAAAGATAGCAAAACCATTTTTAAATCGTTTCCCGATTCATGTTCAATTAGAACCATATAATATTGAAAATATTACTTGTATAATTCAAAATAAAGCATATAAAACAGAAATTAATATCAACCCTAATGAATGTTCATATTTAGCGTTATATGCGCGTAAAACACCTAGAATTGCAATTAGTTTAATGAATCGCCTTTTTGATTATTTTGTTGTTAAAAAAATTAGTGATTTTTCAAAAAATAGCATTGACGTTGTATTGAATAATTTAGATATTCATAAATTTGGGCTTACAAATATTGATATGAATTATTTAAATTTGTTAATGAAAAGACAACCGTTAGGATTAGAAACATTATCTCAAATTATGAATTTGCCATTTGCAACAATTTCAAATAATATTGAGCATTCCTAA
- the deoC gene encoding deoxyribose-phosphate aldolase: MKLNKYIDHTLLKADATREQIKILCEEAIKYDFATVCLNSCNISFAKEILKNSTVGITTVVGFPLGANLTEVKVEEIRQAEIHGATEFDFVMNIGFFKSGLYDEILKEFIILRASTKKIIKVIIETCLLTDEEIIKACQLAVDAKLDFVKTSTGFSTAGATVENVKLMKSVVKDKAKIKAAGGIKNIDDAKKMIDAGADRLGTSGGVTIINGEKIADNQY; the protein is encoded by the coding sequence ATGAAACTAAATAAATATATTGATCACACATTATTAAAAGCCGATGCAACAAGAGAACAAATAAAAATTTTATGTGAAGAGGCGATTAAATATGATTTTGCCACTGTTTGTTTGAATTCTTGCAATATTTCTTTTGCAAAAGAAATATTAAAAAATTCAACTGTTGGAATTACAACTGTTGTTGGTTTTCCACTTGGTGCAAATTTGACAGAAGTTAAAGTTGAAGAAATTAGACAAGCCGAAATTCATGGTGCAACTGAATTTGATTTTGTCATGAATATTGGTTTTTTTAAATCTGGTTTATATGATGAAATATTAAAAGAGTTCATTATATTACGTGCATCAACTAAAAAAATAATTAAAGTAATTATTGAAACTTGCTTATTGACAGATGAAGAAATAATAAAAGCATGTCAATTAGCTGTTGATGCTAAACTTGATTTTGTAAAAACGTCAACTGGGTTTTCAACAGCTGGTGCTACTGTTGAAAATGTAAAATTAATGAAATCAGTTGTTAAAGATAAAGCTAAAATTAAAGCAGCGGGTGGAATCAAAAATATTGATGATGCAAAAAAAATGATTGATGCAGGCGCAGATCGCTTAGGAACTTCTGGTGGAGTTACAATAATTAATGGAGAAAAAATTGCTGATAATCAATATTAG
- the rpsU gene encoding 30S ribosomal protein S21, whose product MASVTLHEGEPIEKALKRFQKVASVNKAEVRKREYHLSKKEKRIYKQKQNRRFG is encoded by the coding sequence ATGGCTAGTGTTACTCTGCATGAGGGAGAACCAATTGAAAAGGCGTTGAAACGTTTCCAAAAAGTAGCTTCAGTTAATAAAGCTGAAGTTAGAAAACGCGAATATCACTTAAGTAAAAAAGAGAAACGCATTTATAAACAAAAACAAAACCGCAGATTTGGTTAA
- a CDS encoding L-lactate dehydrogenase, whose translation MKKNKVVLVGCGAVGTSFLYAAINQGLASEYVLIDVFPDAAEGNAIDLADTMAVLPTTFTSIKAGTYADCSDAEVVVVTAGRPQKPGETRIEMVSDNAKIMKEIAIQIKDSGFNGISIIASNPVDVLTTIYQEVTGFNEHKVIGSGTTLDSARLRRLLAEKLEVAPTDVDAYLIGEHGDSSVPVWSKTTVMGKAVKDYLDEEKISQADLDKIWKDAVNMAYVIIEKKRATFYGIGVCLARLMSAVLRNERQIFMIGAKLNDQYNHKGFYTGVPALISANGWEYILEWNLSTNEQAGFDKSSSVLKDVVEQARKAIA comes from the coding sequence ATGAAAAAAAATAAAGTTGTTTTAGTTGGATGTGGTGCTGTTGGTACTTCATTTCTATACGCGGCAATTAATCAAGGCTTAGCATCAGAATATGTTTTAATTGACGTTTTCCCAGATGCTGCAGAAGGCAATGCGATAGATTTAGCAGATACAATGGCTGTTTTACCAACAACATTCACATCTATAAAAGCAGGAACATATGCGGATTGTTCCGATGCTGAAGTTGTTGTTGTAACAGCTGGTAGACCACAAAAACCAGGAGAGACACGTATTGAAATGGTTTCTGATAACGCAAAAATTATGAAAGAAATCGCAATTCAAATTAAAGATTCAGGCTTTAATGGAATTTCAATTATCGCATCAAATCCAGTTGATGTTTTAACAACTATTTATCAAGAAGTGACAGGTTTTAATGAACATAAAGTTATAGGTTCGGGAACTACTTTAGATTCTGCAAGACTAAGAAGACTATTGGCAGAAAAATTGGAAGTAGCACCAACAGATGTTGATGCTTATTTAATTGGTGAACACGGGGATTCATCAGTTCCAGTTTGATCGAAAACTACTGTAATGGGAAAAGCAGTTAAAGATTATTTAGATGAAGAAAAAATTAGTCAAGCAGATTTAGACAAAATTTGAAAAGATGCTGTTAATATGGCCTATGTTATTATAGAAAAAAAACGCGCAACATTTTATGGAATTGGTGTTTGTTTGGCAAGATTAATGAGTGCGGTGCTTAGAAATGAGCGTCAAATTTTTATGATCGGGGCTAAATTAAACGATCAATATAATCATAAAGGCTTTTATACAGGTGTACCTGCATTAATTTCTGCAAATGGTTGAGAATACATTTTAGAATGAAATTTATCAACAAATGAGCAAGCAGGTTTTGATAAATCATCTAGTGTATTAAAAGATGTTGTGGAACAAGCGAGAAAAGCGATTGCATAA
- a CDS encoding RuvA C-terminal domain-containing protein → MRYCITGIILEINDEIIIIKNGHVGEQFKLIIEKNVALNYQINDEITLYIYDFQSQFEITSFTFNSSVIRNIFELLINIKSIGILTAKSIINSIEIDKFLNIIKTHNFDELLKYKFINKSSVIVIIKELNIKLFCKKYKKKQEEIIETLQKLGFSKNSIYRVIDQLDSNLPFENLIEQTLKGLSNNETD, encoded by the coding sequence ATGAGATACTGTATAACTGGAATAATTTTAGAAATAAATGATGAAATTATAATAATAAAAAATGGACATGTTGGTGAACAATTTAAACTGATAATAGAAAAAAATGTAGCTTTGAATTATCAAATAAATGATGAAATTACATTGTATATTTATGATTTTCAATCTCAATTTGAAATAACATCATTTACATTTAATAGTTCAGTAATAAGAAATATTTTTGAACTATTGATTAATATAAAATCAATAGGAATTTTAACTGCTAAATCAATAATTAATTCTATAGAAATAGATAAATTTTTAAATATAATAAAGACTCATAATTTTGATGAACTTTTAAAATACAAATTTATTAATAAATCTTCAGTTATTGTCATAATAAAAGAACTAAATATTAAATTATTTTGCAAAAAATATAAGAAAAAACAAGAAGAAATTATTGAAACTTTACAGAAATTGGGTTTTTCAAAAAATTCTATTTATCGTGTTATAGATCAATTAGATTCTAATTTACCATTTGAAAATTTAATTGAACAAACTTTGAAAGGTTTAAGTAATAATGAAACAGATTAA
- a CDS encoding AAA family ATPase, whose translation MKIKGRISKFLYTNDSGWGVLLFKDAKSDSITYKVTGIVLNLKPKIIYELEGDFETDSKYGRSFKMTEYKIAEINSKQDIINFFSSSIFPSIGKSTAEIIFNNFGIDARKILKKDPAKIYEIEQISEEKAKIIFSVISENNENNFIEEKFMNQKLNIQILSNIRKIINDDTKILDILQNDFYLFAIKNKLRNFEEIDKIAIEFGTDQNGKERISAWANYFTNNYLIKTGDTYIKFEALIKKLSLKFNNIENLSGNLIYAKEKNILFFKNQKVYTNESYNDELIIARRLVELNTKSSMDENKINELITEIENEISIELKINNFAYSENQKEVLFKFISNDFSIVTGGPGTGKTTVINGITKLFRKYYHSSDIKLAAPTGRAKSKMNESTNIEAFTIHKLLGFKSLDQEPLYNSENKLNCDLLIIDEVSMIDNSLFSQLLSSLGKIKKFVLVGDVNQLPSVNYGDVLNNIIEAKRFETTILEKVFRQENGNGIADLAHLISIANKEATNFSDVFAMKNVEFIFENNVNNYEENIIKKYSSFFNGTIWNANVQIICPMYGGEIGIVVINNLIQKIFNSNTQKNKPKVFSNNKFNYYENDRIMFTKNEYDLGLSNGDVGYIKEMNIINDKKILNAKTIFNDKEIELKQSNFNDVDLSYACSVHKTQGSEFDYVILVLDPDFYPVFLTKKLIYTAVTRAKKELVIITDKKVFENSITEETVKRNTTLVNRLEEFIAKI comes from the coding sequence ATGAAAATAAAGGGAAGAATCTCAAAATTTTTATATACAAATGATTCTGGTTGAGGAGTTTTGTTATTTAAAGATGCCAAATCAGATAGTATAACTTATAAAGTTACTGGAATAGTTCTTAATTTAAAACCAAAAATAATTTATGAATTGGAAGGTGATTTTGAAACTGATTCAAAATATGGTAGAAGTTTTAAAATGACAGAATATAAAATTGCTGAAATAAATTCAAAACAAGATATCATCAATTTTTTTTCCTCATCAATATTTCCATCAATTGGAAAGTCTACAGCTGAAATTATTTTTAATAATTTTGGTATTGATGCTAGAAAAATTTTAAAAAAAGATCCGGCAAAAATTTATGAAATTGAACAAATATCAGAAGAAAAAGCAAAAATAATTTTTAGTGTTATTTCTGAAAATAATGAAAATAATTTTATTGAAGAAAAATTTATGAATCAAAAATTAAATATTCAAATATTATCAAATATTAGAAAAATTATAAATGATGATACAAAAATTTTGGATATATTGCAAAATGATTTTTATTTATTTGCGATAAAAAATAAATTAAGAAATTTTGAAGAGATCGATAAAATAGCAATTGAATTTGGTACTGATCAAAATGGCAAAGAAAGAATTTCTGCTTGAGCAAATTATTTTACAAATAATTATTTGATTAAAACAGGTGACACATATATAAAATTTGAAGCATTAATAAAAAAATTATCTTTAAAATTTAATAATATTGAAAATTTAAGTGGCAATTTAATTTATGCAAAAGAAAAAAATATTTTATTTTTTAAAAATCAGAAAGTTTATACAAACGAAAGTTATAACGATGAATTGATTATTGCAAGAAGACTTGTAGAATTAAATACTAAAAGTAGTATGGATGAAAATAAAATTAATGAATTGATTACTGAAATTGAAAATGAAATAAGCATAGAATTAAAAATTAATAATTTTGCATATAGTGAAAATCAAAAAGAAGTTTTGTTTAAATTTATTAGTAATGATTTTTCAATTGTAACTGGTGGACCTGGAACTGGTAAAACTACAGTAATTAATGGTATTACAAAATTATTTCGAAAATATTATCATTCAAGTGATATAAAATTAGCAGCGCCAACAGGTAGAGCTAAAAGCAAAATGAATGAATCAACAAATATAGAAGCATTCACAATACATAAATTGTTAGGTTTTAAAAGTTTAGATCAAGAACCATTATACAATTCTGAAAATAAATTGAATTGTGATTTGTTAATTATTGATGAAGTTAGTATGATTGATAATTCTTTGTTCTCTCAATTGCTTTCATCACTTGGAAAGATAAAAAAATTTGTTTTGGTAGGAGATGTAAATCAACTTCCATCAGTTAATTATGGTGATGTTTTAAATAATATAATTGAGGCAAAAAGATTTGAAACTACAATTTTGGAAAAAGTTTTTCGTCAAGAAAATGGTAATGGTATAGCAGATTTAGCACATTTAATATCAATAGCAAATAAAGAAGCGACAAATTTTTCAGATGTTTTTGCTATGAAAAATGTTGAATTTATTTTTGAAAATAATGTAAATAACTATGAAGAAAATATAATTAAAAAATATTCATCATTTTTTAATGGAACAATTTGAAATGCAAACGTGCAAATAATTTGTCCAATGTATGGTGGAGAAATAGGAATAGTTGTTATTAATAATTTAATTCAAAAAATTTTTAATTCAAATACACAAAAAAATAAACCAAAAGTTTTTTCAAATAATAAATTTAACTATTATGAAAATGATCGCATAATGTTTACAAAGAATGAATATGATTTAGGTTTATCAAATGGAGATGTCGGTTACATAAAAGAAATGAATATAATTAATGACAAAAAAATTTTAAATGCAAAAACTATTTTCAATGATAAAGAAATTGAATTAAAACAATCAAATTTTAATGATGTAGATTTAAGTTATGCATGTTCCGTTCACAAAACACAAGGATCAGAATTTGATTATGTAATATTGGTGTTAGATCCAGATTTTTATCCAGTATTTTTAACTAAAAAATTAATTTATACTGCAGTAACAAGAGCAAAAAAAGAATTAGTAATAATTACAGATAAGAAAGTTTTTGAAAATTCAATAACAGAAGAAACAGTTAAACGCAATACTACATTAGTTAATCGTTTAGAAGAATTTATTGCTAAAATATAA
- the parC gene encoding DNA topoisomerase IV subunit A encodes MSNQDKNNEIINEEIIHYPLEELMGNRFGRYAKYIIQERALPDVRDGLKPVQRRILFAMNVLNITSTKAHKKSARIVGEVIGKYHPHGDTSVYDALVRMSQWWKLGEPLIDMQGNNGSIDGDGAAAMRYTEIRLTKIADLLLMDIEKNTVQFAPNFDDSEKEPTVLPAYFPNILVNGASGIAAGYATNMPPHNLGEIIDATIAFIKNPKIKFNEILKIIKGPDFPTGGIIRGNEGINSALATGRGKIILQSKLHIKNHNIIIDEIPYEVIKQDLVRKIGDVVDANPNLKIKEVRDETDRTGLRIVIELANDADIDIARKFLLKNTPMQISYNYNNVVIVNKQPKQIGVKEILKAYVKHYEKVFTNRSQFELDKATKRKTIIDGLIKAISILDQVILIIRNSKNRTDAIQNLISQFDFLQIQAEAIVDLRLYRLTSTDIVLLQEEKSELETLIEKLQKIISNKNILDNEIILNLEKVKREFATARKTVVDSTVENLDVKLEKTIVEKNYLLYVSQDGYMKAIDPATVGKNSFDDFKRKPGDIWISAVEVSTLDYLLMICSNGTYYSIPIYKIQPSKWKDIGMHINKIATMSGNDKILAAIIVKKFENAKQEILLSTKNGMIKRVPIYELETKMYSKSFRIMKLQDDDKIVSASLVTSKTKFVIMVTQQGYVVRYNISEIPSIGVNAKGVKSTTAKDDFVIAGKAFESGNVLYITNKGNIKKVKLELVPLMARPKRGVRLYPQNKRKDELVTHLFNAREIDKINVLNEADELLQYRVSKFRFATFEETNSDLDIGLITDATLEKQFIVQNNDTPVKAIPSIQISKPEIKSITKTNIENTTPDKKVENEDTEELQLNIDDIL; translated from the coding sequence ATGTCAAATCAAGATAAAAATAACGAAATTATTAATGAAGAAATAATTCATTACCCACTAGAAGAATTGATGGGTAATCGTTTTGGTCGTTATGCCAAATATATAATTCAAGAACGTGCATTACCCGATGTTCGTGATGGGTTGAAACCCGTTCAAAGAAGAATTCTTTTTGCTATGAATGTTTTAAATATTACTTCAACTAAAGCTCATAAAAAATCAGCTCGTATTGTTGGTGAAGTTATTGGTAAATACCATCCACATGGTGATACTTCTGTTTATGATGCGCTTGTTCGTATGTCACAATGATGAAAATTAGGTGAACCATTAATTGATATGCAAGGAAATAATGGTTCAATTGATGGTGATGGTGCAGCTGCCATGCGTTATACAGAAATTCGTTTAACAAAAATTGCTGATTTATTATTGATGGACATAGAAAAAAATACTGTGCAATTTGCACCCAATTTTGATGATTCTGAAAAAGAACCAACTGTATTACCTGCATATTTTCCAAATATTTTAGTTAATGGTGCAAGTGGTATAGCTGCAGGATATGCTACAAATATGCCACCACATAATTTAGGTGAAATTATTGATGCTACAATAGCTTTTATTAAAAATCCAAAGATAAAATTTAATGAAATTCTAAAAATCATTAAAGGACCAGATTTTCCAACTGGTGGAATCATTCGTGGAAATGAAGGAATTAATAGTGCGCTTGCTACTGGTCGTGGCAAAATTATTTTACAATCAAAATTACACATTAAAAATCATAATATCATTATTGATGAAATTCCATATGAAGTTATTAAACAAGATTTAGTAAGAAAAATAGGCGATGTTGTTGATGCAAATCCAAATTTAAAAATTAAAGAAGTTCGCGACGAAACAGATAGAACCGGTTTAAGAATTGTGATTGAATTAGCAAATGATGCAGATATTGATATTGCGAGAAAATTCTTATTAAAAAATACACCAATGCAAATTTCTTACAATTACAATAATGTTGTAATTGTAAATAAACAACCAAAACAAATCGGCGTGAAAGAAATTTTAAAAGCATATGTAAAACATTATGAAAAAGTATTTACAAATCGTTCACAATTTGAACTTGATAAAGCAACAAAAAGAAAAACCATTATTGATGGTTTAATTAAAGCAATTTCTATTTTAGATCAGGTAATTTTGATAATTCGTAATTCTAAAAATAGAACAGACGCAATTCAAAATTTAATTAGTCAGTTTGATTTTTTACAAATTCAAGCAGAAGCAATTGTTGATTTGAGATTGTATAGACTAACATCAACAGACATTGTTTTGTTGCAAGAAGAAAAAAGTGAATTAGAAACTTTAATTGAAAAATTACAAAAAATTATTTCAAATAAAAATATTTTGGATAATGAAATAATTTTAAATTTGGAAAAAGTAAAAAGAGAATTTGCAACAGCTAGAAAAACTGTTGTTGATTCAACTGTTGAAAATCTTGATGTCAAATTAGAAAAAACAATTGTTGAGAAAAATTATTTATTATATGTATCACAAGATGGTTATATGAAAGCAATAGATCCAGCAACTGTTGGTAAAAATTCATTTGATGATTTTAAACGTAAACCAGGAGATATTTGAATTTCTGCTGTTGAAGTATCTACACTAGATTATTTATTAATGATTTGTTCAAATGGTACTTATTATTCAATTCCAATTTATAAAATTCAGCCATCAAAATGAAAAGATATTGGAATGCATATAAATAAAATAGCTACGATGTCAGGTAATGATAAAATTTTAGCTGCAATTATTGTAAAAAAATTTGAAAATGCAAAACAAGAAATTTTATTGTCAACAAAAAATGGAATGATTAAAAGAGTTCCTATCTATGAACTTGAAACTAAAATGTATTCAAAATCATTTAGAATTATGAAGTTGCAAGATGATGATAAAATAGTATCTGCATCATTAGTTACAAGTAAAACCAAATTTGTAATTATGGTAACTCAACAAGGTTACGTTGTTAGATATAATATTTCAGAAATTCCATCAATTGGTGTTAATGCAAAAGGAGTAAAATCTACAACTGCAAAAGATGATTTTGTTATTGCTGGTAAAGCTTTTGAATCAGGTAATGTTTTATATATTACAAACAAAGGAAACATTAAAAAAGTCAAATTGGAATTAGTGCCATTAATGGCAAGACCAAAACGTGGTGTAAGATTATATCCACAAAATAAACGCAAAGATGAATTAGTTACTCATTTATTTAATGCCAGAGAAATAGATAAAATTAATGTTTTAAATGAAGCAGATGAATTATTACAATATCGAGTTTCGAAATTTAGATTTGCAACCTTTGAAGAAACTAATTCAGATTTAGATATTGGATTAATTACAGATGCAACTTTAGAAAAACAATTTATTGTGCAAAATAATGATACACCAGTAAAAGCAATTCCTTCTATACAAATATCTAAACCTGAAATTAAATCTATAACTAAAACAAATATTGAAAATACTACACCTGATAAAAAAGTGGAAAACGAAGATACAGAAGAACTTCAATTGAATATTGACGATATATTATAA